The nucleotide sequence TATCAGGTGGAATTGCGACCAATATAGTGTGTGACAAGGTAAATATAAAAGCCGAAGCCAGAAGCCTTGATGAAACAAAGTTGATAAATCAGATAAATCATATGAGAGAAAAAATTGAGTTATACTGCAAAAAATATGGGGCAACCTGTATGATAGAACAAAAGGTGGAATACCCATCATACGACGTATCTGGCAACAAGACATTGATTGATATATTAAGTAATGCTGCAAAGGCGACGAACATTGAATTAGTGCTTGAAGATACGGGAGGAGGAAGTGATACTAATATACTAAATAACAATGGCATAGTTTCGTGTATTATATCTGTGGGTATGGATAATATTCATACTGTACACGAGAGAATAAAGATACAAGATATAGTGTGTGGAGCGAAGTTTTTATTAAACATAGTCAGGAGTGTTTGGTAATGTTAGATTCAATAAAAAAGTTAGATTTAATTGATATTACTATTGACGCTAAAGATATCTTTGATAAGTATATTGGTATGAATTATAATCAGGTGTCGGAAATTACGTTTACCAATTTGTTTATATGGAGACATCAATACAAATTAAAATATGCGGTTTGTAATGATTATTTGTATTTGATTTCTTTCAAAGATTCAGAAAAACCGTATGCATTTTTGCCAATGGGGAATATGGAGAGTAAGAGTTTTTTAGAGGCAATAAAAGTGTTACAACAATATTTTGATGTAAATGGCTATGAACTAATAATAAAGAAGATATATGAAGATTATGTAGATATTGTGTTGGGTGTACTAGGTGAGGATTATATTGCAGATTATGATAGAGATAATAGTGACTATTTATATTTAACGAGTAATTTAGCAACGCTTAAGGGGAAGAAATATCATAGGAAGAAAAATCATGTTAATAAATTTATGTCTACCTATAACTATTCGTATGAAAAAATAGATAGTGTAAACAAGAGAGCGTGTTATAACATATTAAATAAGTGGTTATTAAACAAAAAAGTTCAAAGCGATGCTTATAAAGAAGAAGTGCTGGCAATAAAAGAAATTGTAGAAAATTTTGAGAATTTAGATTGTTTCGGTGCAATAATAAACGTGGATGCTACACCACAAGGATTTACATTTGGAGAAAAAATGAATAGAGATACTTTAGTAATACATCTAGAGAAGGTAAATAGAGAAATAGATGGATTAGGGGAGTTTATTAATTGGCAGTTTTGCAAAGAAAATTTTAATGATAGTATATATATAAATAGAGAGCAAGATCTTGGTATAGAAGGATTGCGTAAGGCCAAAAAATCTTATTTACCTGAAAGACTTGTAAATAAGTATATTATTCATCATAAACGATGAACATTTAGCTTAATACAATATATGAATAGTCAATGTTTACTCTTGGTAACATTGACTATATTTTGCAGAAAGAATAGCATAATATTTTGCTAATTTCGATAATTTTTTAAAAAATGGAAAATTTATATTGAAATTATAAGATAAATAGTATAGAATGATGAGTGGTTCGATAGAGGGTGTAAAACATTCTCATAAAAAAAGTATTTGTTAGTAGGAGGAGATAGTAATGGCAATAAAGATAGGCATCAATGGTTTTGGACGTATTGGACGTTTAGTATTGAGATCAGCTGTAAATAATAGTGCGGTTGAAGTAACAGGTATCAATGATCCATTTATAGATCTTGAATACATGGCATATATGCTAAAGTATGATACTGTTCATGGACACTTCGAAGGAACTATTGAAGTTAAAGATGGTAGTCTAGTAGTGAATGGCAAATCAATCAAAGTATTTGCAGAAAAAGATCCTGCAGACATCAACTGGGCTTCATGTGGAGCTGAGTACATAGTGGAATCAACTGGTGTATTCACAACTACAGACAAAGCGAACGCACACTTTAAGGGAGGAGCAAAGAAAGTTGTAATTAGTGCTCCATCAAAAGATGCACCAATGTTTGTTATGGGAGTTAACCAAGACAAATATACTAAAGACATGAATATAGTATCTAATGCTTCATGTACAACAAACTGTTTAGCACCTTTAGCTAAAGTTATAAATGATAACTTTGGTTTGGTTGAGGGATTAATGACAACAGTTCATGCTACAACAGCAACTCAAAAAACAGTTGATGGACCTTCCAAGAAAGATTGGAGAGGTGGACGTGCAGCAGCATATAATATCATTCCTTCATCAACAGGAGCTGCAAAAGCAGTAGGAAAGGTTATCCCAGAGTTAGATGGGAAATTAACAGGTATGTCATTTAGAGTACCAACAGCTGATGTATCAGTGGTGGACTTAACTTGTAGATTAGCTAAGCCAGCTACATATGAGCAAATTAAGGATGCAATGAAAAAAGCTTCTGAAAATGAAATGAAGGGTATTTTGGGATATACTGAGGATTCAGTAGTATCGTCCGATTTCATTCATGATCCACGTACATCAATATTTGATGCAAAAGCAGGTATATCATTAAATGATAACTTTGTAAAATTGGTATCATGGTACGATAATGAGTGGGGATATTCAAATAAAGTTATAGATCTAATTTGTCATATGGCTAAGGTAGATAACAAGTAATTTGTAGTAACAGGGAGAGTATTTATGAGTTGCTGCAAAGGGTAGTTTTTGTACGGATAGTTTTGATTTTAAAAAATATTGAAAAGATAATATGTTTTAGGGCTAGTTTATTGCGAACTAGCCCTAAGATATTATGTATACTTTGGTATAAGAGGAAAAGAACAATCTCATGTCAAATAGCAATGGGTAGATAGTAATTTTATCGTATATATTTATTTAAAACAGATAACCTTGCTTTATTTTCAATTGAATCATCTAACGGAGTCAATATGTTAAAAGAAGGATATTTATTTCCTAATGCGACAGATAGTATGTGATCGGTTAGTTTTGGATTTTTAGGAAGAAGGCTGCCATGAGAATATGAACAAAATGTATTTTTAAATACTGCTCCCTCAAAACCATCTTGACCATTGTTGCCGTGCCCACAAATAAGTTTTCCCATAGGTTGTACACGTTCACCCAAAAAAGTTCTACCTGCATGATTTTCAAAGCCAACAACTACACCGTCAAAAGAGCTTGATTTTAAGAAGTCGCAACGAAAGGCAAAGTTGCCAATTAGCCTATCTTTTTGTGCAATTGTCCAAAAGTCGAGAGCACCTAATAAATCTATTTTTCTGCCATCATATGTAGTGTAGTATTTGCCAAGTAGTTGATAACCACCACATATTGCTAGAAATACTTTACCAGAGTGTATAGCCGAGGTTATGGAACCTCCCTTTAATTTTATGAGATCTTCTTGGATGATTTCTTGTTCAAAATCTTGGCCACCTCCTAAGAAAGTTATATCGTATTTGGAGGGATCATACTCTTGCCCAAGAGATACATTATGTATATTAATGCCTATACCACGCCAATCTGCACGCTGCTTTAATGCTATAATATTACCACGATCACCATAAAGATTAAGTAGATTCGGGTAAAGATGACAAATTTCTAAATTATACATCATTTCCAAAACTCCTTTAATTTAAATTTGTTTTTTAGTATCTTACGGACTTTAAGCAAAGCGGTGTATGTTGGTAATATATAAAAACTTTGCCCTGGATTTGTTCTAGAAAGTCCATCGTTTATAAGTTTAGTGTAATTGCTAAATGTAGATATATTTTTAGCAGGGATTCCAGCATATTTAAGTCTTGTTGCCATATCGAATAAACGAGTTCCCCCAACTAAAATATTTGGATCTTTCCCACATAAATTTTCGAGGTCAGCATCCCATATCCAAGATACATCAGTACCATCGGCAGCATTGTCATTTAGTAAGAATGCTATTTGTAAGTTATTATCTTCATTTAGTAAATAATTAATCACCTGATTAAATCCAGCTGGATTCTTAACCAATATAAGTTTTATTGTTTTATCATCAACAGGGATACTTTCCATTCTACCAAAACTAGATTCAAAATGTTCAATAGAATCTAGTATCGTATTTGCGGGGATTTGTAATGAATATGCCAAAGAAATTGAAGCAAGTGCGTTATATATGTTGTACAAACCAGGTAAATTTATTTTTGCAGTATATTCATCAGATAAAATTTTAAATTTAATTTGTGATGATGATGGAGATAACTGTTGTACTAAACTACACGATATATCAGTATCTTTCTTTTTATAGCCACACTTATCACAATAAAATCCACCCAAATGCCCATAAACGTGATTTGTGTACTTATATTCGTTTTTGCAAAAAATACAAAAATTAGCGTCAGTGTTAAATATATAATTATCTGGTGAATATGCATCACAGTTAAAACCATAGTAGATTATATCCGAATAAAAATTTTTTGCTAAAGAGCTAGACAAGGAATCATCTGCGTTTAGTATTAAATGTTTGCAAGATAAGTTGTTTAAACCATCACGTATACCGCTTAAAGTGGTATATAATTCACCATATCTATCTAACTGATCACGGAAAAAATTTGTAATAACCAAATATTCAATGGAAGGGATCATCTTTGATATTTTTAGAAAAGCAGCCTCATCAATCTCTATTAGTGCAGTGCTTTTCTTAGGCTTACCCAATAAAGTGTGACCTTCAATGAATGTAGTAGTTATACCAGGAACTAAATTTGCACCAGAATTATTGCATATATGAGACATTCCATGATGTGATAATAAGTTACTAATTATTTTAGTTGTAGTAGTTTTGCCGTTTGTTCCAGTAACCATTATTATTTTAAAATTAGAAGCTAATTTTTCCAAGATTTTAGGATTCATACGAAGTGCAACCCTTCCAGGAAGAGTAGTTGCTCCTTTTCCGAACATTCTAAATATGAAAATTATGGTTTTAGTTATCAGTAATGTAAAGAAACACATCAAATAAAATACCTCCTTTAAAAAAATATGGGCTCTCTATTAGTTATATAATATTAGAAGAAGTATTGCAAGAGCCAATTATAATTTTCTATAGCACAATCGACATTTTTTGCTCGAATTTTTTTGCATATTATAAATCTAGTGTTGCATATGGGCAGAATTTGTAGTAGAATAATAGGCGAATAAGATTCTATGTAGCACAACTTAGGACAGTATGGGTGATTCTGGACATGCCGTATTGGAGGGTTATGACTTAGAATAGAATATTATTAGACCGTGAGACATAAATACAAGTATGATTACTTACTGTGTAATGCCTCAATCTAGCAATCGGTTTTACATGTTTGTAATGATCTTGTGAGAGACTTTTAGCTAAAATGAATAATTTATTTGGAGGGATCGTTTTGAAAAAAGAAGAATCGACTGAAAGAGCTCAATTTTCTTCTAGCATAGCAATATTTTTTGCTACGCTAAGTTCGGCTGTGGGGCTAGGTAACATATGGAGATTCCCATATAAAATTGGTGAGAATGGAGGAGGATCGTTTCTATTCCTTTATTTGATTTGTATATTATTTGTAGGTATGCCACTATTAATATTCGAATTTTACATGGGAAGAAGAGCAAGAAAAAACGTAGTTGGTGCATTCGGTAAACTTTCTGGAAGCAAGAAATGGGAGAAGGTAGGAGTTGTAAGTTGTATAGGATCATTTTGTCAATTATTTTTCTATACAACAGTAGCTGGTTGGGTATATGCTTATGTTTTTAAAGGGTTGATAGGAAAATTTTCAAACATAACAACAAATGGCGCGAGGACTCAGTTTTCACATCTTTTGCAAGCACCAGGCTGGGGGATATTTTGGCAGGCATTAGCAGTTGCAGTAATTACCGGAATTTTAATTATGGGTGTAAAAAATGGTATAGAAAAGATAACAAAAACATTGATGCCAGTACTATTCGGATTGATAGTATTTTGTGCTATAAGAGCATTGATGTTGCCTAATGCTTTTAATGGGGTTAAAATGTTATTTTGTGTAGATTGGTCTAAAATAACTATGACAGCAGTTATAGCAGCTTTGGGATTATCGTTCTTTAAACTTGCGTTGGGATCTGGAGCTATGGTTACATATGGAAGTTATTTTACTAAGGAGACTAATATTATATCTACAACAGTGAAGTTAATTATAGCAGATACACTTGCATCAATATTTGTTGCATTGATAATTTTCCCAGCGGTCTCATCATTTAATATGCAAATGGATGAGGGAAGAGGTTTGTTATTTGTTGTTATGCCGGCTGTATTTGCTAAAATGGGTGGTTTAGGAAGAATATTGTTATTAGTATTTTTCGTATTAACAGCAATAGCAGCAACATGTTCAGCCCTTGCAGTGTTTGAGGTTCCAGTTGCATATTTTTCAGAAGAGAAAAATATGTCAAGAACAAAAGCGGTTTTATTATCTGCAGGTATAGTTGTAAGTTTTGGAGCATTGGTATCGTTAACAGAGAAATATGGAAGTTTATTCTTTAACATATTTGACTTTGCTTCATGTAACATCATGTTCCCTATTGCGGGACTTTGCACAGCAATATTTATTGGTTACTTTACAAAGAAAGAAGATATTTATGATGAGCTTACAAATGGTGGAGAACTTAAGAATAAGAGTTTAATAGATAAATTTTATTTCTTAGTTAAGTATGTGACACCAGTGCTATTGTCTGTGGTATTCGTAGGACTTATAGCGAGTGTATTTAAAAAATAATAGATTTTACAAGGAAAGCTCCTTAAAGAAATAAGGGGCTTCTTTTTTTTATCATAAAATAATTATATCTTTAGATGATGTTGGTAATATAACATTAGAGTGGGGGGTGATTGCTAACATATCTTCAATTCTAACTCCGCCAACGTTAGGTAAATATATACCTGGTTCTATGGTTATAACCATTCCAGCTTCCAGAACTTCTGTACTTTTTGTAGAGACCGAAGGTAGTTCATGAACGTCTAAGCCAACGCCATGTCCTAGAGCATGGCCGAAATAATTGCCATAGCCATAGTTTGAGATAACGTCTCGGGCTGTTTTATCTATATCGCATATATTAGTGCCAGGTTGTGCTTTTTTTATCGCTTCTGTTTGAGCAAGTTTCACTATATCATATATTTTTAAAATTTCTTCATTAGGATCTCCTATAAAAATAGTTCTGGTCATATCTGAACAATAATTATTATAAATTGCTCCATAATCTAGTGTTATTGTATCGCCGTATGAAATTATTTTGTCGCTGGCAACACCATGAGGCATACTTGATCTAACGCCAGAAGCTACTATTGTTTCAAATGATACGCCTGATGCTTTGTGTTTTCTCATAAAATATTCAAGTTCTAGTGATATTTCTTTTTCAGTCATACCAACTTTTATATAATTTAATATATGTGAAAAAGCATTATCTGCAATTTCTACAGCAACACGGATATTGTCAAGTTCTTGTGAAGTTTTCTTTATGCGGAGTAATTGCAAAATATTATCTGCACTAAGTAGCGTAACATTAGTTAAATTTGATGTATATTTTTTGTAATCATCAAATGAAATATCGCATTCTTGTACACCTATACGAGAAATTTTTTGCTTTTGGATAATATCATTTAGTTTATCCCAAAGATTATTTTCTTTGCGAATGAGTTGATATAAAGGAGCTTCTCTTTCTGCTTGTTCTACATATCTAAAGTCAGTAGTTAAGTAAGCATCATGCAATGTAATAAATAAAAAGGTGTCATCTCCAGAAAAAGAAGATAAGTAAAATATGTCTTGTTTTTTAGTAACAAGTATTGCTTGTAGATTTTTTTTAGTTAATTGTTCACGTAAAGCCTGTAATCTAGAATTTATCATGTTAGTTATCATCCTTTTTGAAATATTGTAGTGCTAGTATATAAGATAATTTGCCAAAGCCTGTAATTTGCCCAAGACAAACTTCTGCAATAACTGATCTACGTCTAAAAGATTCTCTGCTATAAATATTGGACATATGGACTTCTATGACGGGGATATTTATTGAGGCTATGGCATCACGTATAGCAATACTATAATGTGAGTACGCTCCAGCATTTAAAATAATGCCGTCATATTTTT is from Clostridiales bacterium and encodes:
- the aroQ gene encoding type II 3-dehydroquinate dehydratase, producing MHKILVINGPNLNLLGKREPLVYGTETLVQLENSIKEYSKNIGLNTTCVWSNSEGQIIDFLHKSIEKYDGIILNAGAYSHYSIAIRDAIASINIPVIEVHMSNIYSRESFRRRSVIAEVCLGQITGFGKLSYILALQYFKKDDN
- a CDS encoding glutamine amidotransferase codes for the protein MYNLEICHLYPNLLNLYGDRGNIIALKQRADWRGIGINIHNVSLGQEYDPSKYDITFLGGGQDFEQEIIQEDLIKLKGGSITSAIHSGKVFLAICGGYQLLGKYYTTYDGRKIDLLGALDFWTIAQKDRLIGNFAFRCDFLKSSSFDGVVVGFENHAGRTFLGERVQPMGKLICGHGNNGQDGFEGAVFKNTFCSYSHGSLLPKNPKLTDHILSVALGNKYPSFNILTPLDDSIENKARLSVLNKYIR
- a CDS encoding DUF1727 domain-containing protein, coding for MCFFTLLITKTIIFIFRMFGKGATTLPGRVALRMNPKILEKLASNFKIIMVTGTNGKTTTTKIISNLLSHHGMSHICNNSGANLVPGITTTFIEGHTLLGKPKKSTALIEIDEAAFLKISKMIPSIEYLVITNFFRDQLDRYGELYTTLSGIRDGLNNLSCKHLILNADDSLSSSLAKNFYSDIIYYGFNCDAYSPDNYIFNTDANFCIFCKNEYKYTNHVYGHLGGFYCDKCGYKKKDTDISCSLVQQLSPSSSQIKFKILSDEYTAKINLPGLYNIYNALASISLAYSLQIPANTILDSIEHFESSFGRMESIPVDDKTIKLILVKNPAGFNQVINYLLNEDNNLQIAFLLNDNAADGTDVSWIWDADLENLCGKDPNILVGGTRLFDMATRLKYAGIPAKNISTFSNYTKLINDGLSRTNPGQSFYILPTYTALLKVRKILKNKFKLKEFWK
- a CDS encoding sodium-dependent transporter → MNNLFGGIVLKKEESTERAQFSSSIAIFFATLSSAVGLGNIWRFPYKIGENGGGSFLFLYLICILFVGMPLLIFEFYMGRRARKNVVGAFGKLSGSKKWEKVGVVSCIGSFCQLFFYTTVAGWVYAYVFKGLIGKFSNITTNGARTQFSHLLQAPGWGIFWQALAVAVITGILIMGVKNGIEKITKTLMPVLFGLIVFCAIRALMLPNAFNGVKMLFCVDWSKITMTAVIAALGLSFFKLALGSGAMVTYGSYFTKETNIISTTVKLIIADTLASIFVALIIFPAVSSFNMQMDEGRGLLFVVMPAVFAKMGGLGRILLLVFFVLTAIAATCSALAVFEVPVAYFSEEKNMSRTKAVLLSAGIVVSFGALVSLTEKYGSLFFNIFDFASCNIMFPIAGLCTAIFIGYFTKKEDIYDELTNGGELKNKSLIDKFYFLVKYVTPVLLSVVFVGLIASVFKK
- the gap gene encoding type I glyceraldehyde-3-phosphate dehydrogenase, with the protein product MAIKIGINGFGRIGRLVLRSAVNNSAVEVTGINDPFIDLEYMAYMLKYDTVHGHFEGTIEVKDGSLVVNGKSIKVFAEKDPADINWASCGAEYIVESTGVFTTTDKANAHFKGGAKKVVISAPSKDAPMFVMGVNQDKYTKDMNIVSNASCTTNCLAPLAKVINDNFGLVEGLMTTVHATTATQKTVDGPSKKDWRGGRAAAYNIIPSSTGAAKAVGKVIPELDGKLTGMSFRVPTADVSVVDLTCRLAKPATYEQIKDAMKKASENEMKGILGYTEDSVVSSDFIHDPRTSIFDAKAGISLNDNFVKLVSWYDNEWGYSNKVIDLICHMAKVDNK
- a CDS encoding aminopeptidase P family protein, producing MINSRLQALREQLTKKNLQAILVTKKQDIFYLSSFSGDDTFLFITLHDAYLTTDFRYVEQAEREAPLYQLIRKENNLWDKLNDIIQKQKISRIGVQECDISFDDYKKYTSNLTNVTLLSADNILQLLRIKKTSQELDNIRVAVEIADNAFSHILNYIKVGMTEKEISLELEYFMRKHKASGVSFETIVASGVRSSMPHGVASDKIISYGDTITLDYGAIYNNYCSDMTRTIFIGDPNEEILKIYDIVKLAQTEAIKKAQPGTNICDIDKTARDVISNYGYGNYFGHALGHGVGLDVHELPSVSTKSTEVLEAGMVITIEPGIYLPNVGGVRIEDMLAITPHSNVILPTSSKDIIIL
- a CDS encoding DUF2156 domain-containing protein → MLDSIKKLDLIDITIDAKDIFDKYIGMNYNQVSEITFTNLFIWRHQYKLKYAVCNDYLYLISFKDSEKPYAFLPMGNMESKSFLEAIKVLQQYFDVNGYELIIKKIYEDYVDIVLGVLGEDYIADYDRDNSDYLYLTSNLATLKGKKYHRKKNHVNKFMSTYNYSYEKIDSVNKRACYNILNKWLLNKKVQSDAYKEEVLAIKEIVENFENLDCFGAIINVDATPQGFTFGEKMNRDTLVIHLEKVNREIDGLGEFINWQFCKENFNDSIYINREQDLGIEGLRKAKKSYLPERLVNKYIIHHKR